Sequence from the Osmerus eperlanus chromosome 23, fOsmEpe2.1, whole genome shotgun sequence genome:
GTAAAGAAGGCTCTGGAAGAGACCATGGTCCAGCCAGACAAATGTTTTGGATTTGGCTCAGAGGCAACTTCCTCTTCTGTATGGGGGGTCTGTTTTGTAATGCTGGCCGAGGAGGTCCGAAAAGAGCGGAGGATTAGGCCTCATTACTGGAAGAAACAAAATTAACTTCCTCCCAGCGCTCACGGCAGCTTAAGACTCTAAACTTTCCCATCCCAACCATAGTCCTAATTTCGACCCCAGTCCAAACTTCTGGCATCCCTGACTATAGGTTCTCTCAACAGGACAAAGATCACTTACTCGACTctgggctgagggctggggctggggtgggattACTGGGGTCTCCTTGTTGCATCACTGGGTTACTGAGGATCAAGCTAAAGGAGCACACACCATAAACTTTCTGAGATtgcttgtatgtgtgagagtgatgGATTATGTGGATTTTGTTGCTATCTCTGAGACAGTTTAATCTTCTCTTGCCTCAGGAATGCTGATGGGCTTCGCTAATCAGTTGCTAAAATCTGACTCTGGAGTTTCATACAACTCACAGGCTCATTAACAAGAACGGTGCATGTTGGTCATACATGCTTGTTGTTGGGTTTTTGATGTGACAAGAAAACCAACATATTTCAGGATTACAGCCAAAGTAACAATCACTTAAGACAAAATGGCTTTCAttcaatgacatgtaaattgaTCCTGAACAGGATAGTCTGTTACAGCAAACTAATTCCTTCCTGATTTTGACAGAGATAAATGGCAATCCCTCAGGCACTCTGAAGTGTGCTACAACAAATTTAACTTTGTCTTTCTCGACAACTTCAAAACTATCTCCATTGTTTTGGGGGGCGAGCTGTAACAAGTCTTCACCAACCTTGACACTGATTATAAGGTTTACCTCTGTTCAAGGAGTCATTGGTCGGGTTTGGGACAAGTTCAGTGGAAGTGTTGAGAAAATAACCTTGACTTGGAACAACTTAATaatggggatgggaggagataCTTTATAAAGTTATTGTTCATAACGTTCATCGTATCCTGTTGAAACAGATTTGTCAGGTGGAGAAAAGTGATTTAAAATTCAATTTTTATATTAATTTGGGTTGCTTCCCTGACTGAATATCCTGCCAAATTCCATCATATGTATTGTTTCCCAGACTGCCCTTTTTCAGGAAGACATCTATTAACCCCTTAGGTCAGGCCAGACCTGTCAAAAACATAGTTGTATCTGCACAGTTTCAACTACAGATCAGTCAGGAATCTCACAGTTTCTCTGTACTTCCTCCATCTACACCTCTTGGTAAAATGTCCTGACGGCCATCACCGCAGTAGAGGACACCCACGGTCTCTGCTCTGTGTCAGTCCTCAAACGTGGCTCATATCTTACATTCTTCTCTAAGACTGATGTTATCACTAAGCTACAGTTTAGCGATACTGGACCGCTTGGAACCGTATTTGGAGCTGTGGTCAAAGTAAAAAGCTTGAGTGAAAAACAAACACTTTAAGAGCTTGCTGGGTTGTGTCAGTGTCAAAACTCATTCTTAGACAAAGGAATGCCTGTTATTTGATTATGTGTGGTAGGGAAGCTGACTGGATGTGTTAAATAGCAGACCACACTACAACTTTGATCACTGACTCTCAAACCACAAAGATATTCTGATACATTTCTAATGGTCTATTACATACAGTCTCTTTAATGTCATGTTCAGTCACGACAAAGGATAGCTTTCATAGCTAAAGTTTGGCCAAACATGTAGTCCTACGGTAGTGGTCTAGATGCGCCTTTAACTACCCTCCACAGCTGGGAATGTCTGCCTGACAATCAGCTGGCTCCTCTcaactcacacagtcagcagCATGTCTCTCATCTTGTTAATCACAGGGCCTACAGCCGACAACAAGTTCCAAAAGATAGAGCTGaacaaaggaaaaaaaaaactgatgaTACAAAAGGACACTTCTACTCTAAGTTCTACTCTAAACATCCCACAGCCAACGTTTGGCAGCCATCCAGCATATTCAAGCATGTCCCACGGTGAGAAATGAGGACTCTTTATGCAAATGATGCATCTTCTGACAGGAATCaggggttacatttacatttagcagacgctcttatccagagcaacttacagtaagtacagggacattcccccggggcaagtagggtgaagtgccttgcccaaggacacaatgtcagttgacacagccaggaatcgaaccggcgaccttaaTAGTCTGATtaatagtccgattccctaaccgctcagccatctgactgagGGGTTGAGTTCTCGTTCACTGAACACTGACACAAAAAGATAAcatgtgcagtgtgtgcgtTCCTATCAACCATACACGGGTGCGGTTTTAAATGCGACCAAAATATTGAACTCAAGCTTACCATGTCACTCATATTACTTCCAATAATCTTGTCTCTGAATGATTGTAAATATACTAAATCTCACAATATAAACGTATTATCCCAAGTAAGACTTTCTTTAAATACCATGAAACAATGTCTTACTCTCTGTAAATCTCCCAAAGTTTGCAGAGAGAAGTTGTGATGTTTGTTGTTGCTTTAAAGTGGCTGTTTTCTCACGAAAGCAATACATTCTTTtggtagtggtgtgtgtatttctgtctgAGTGTTTTTGTGTCCTTATGCAAGagacagaagggagagagagacagagacaaaagagagagaagaaagtgtgagaggggagagggggcataATGACTTATTATGGTTTAAGATTATTCCAAGAACAAACATTTGAACGACACAAATGTCAACTTGCAAACAAATCCATAGACCTCAATGCTTTGTTTAACCCAAATGTTTGTCTCAAAAAATACGAAACCCGACCACCACCAATCCCAGTGTTTACCACTGTGGTAAAGAAACACCCTGCATTAATACTGCATAGCTAATCCTgctgggggggaaaaaagaaatataGGCAGACATGCCCTTACCTGAtctgtgaacagtgtgtgtgcgcgtctccctctctctctatcacgaGAGCTCTCCCAGCGTGTGCTCTTCTCCTTTCAGCGGCCAGGATCTCATTGATCAAGAACCTTGGGCACTCCTCCACAGCTAGCCCCACCCCAAAAACACACGAaagtgaggatggagggaaaaTAAGTTCTCAAAAGAAGTCGGTGGGGATGCCTGCACGCCCCCGGCAATCTAGGATCTAGGATGGGCTGAGCCGAAGAAGAGAGGCGCGCTGGAGCGGAAAGGGCAAAAAGACAAACACTGCGGTCTGAGATCAAAGGCTTCCAGAAGGGCTCCAGAGCTGGTCTGTGGTTGCGACAGCACCTTTGTTTTCAAAGCTGGAAGCGGACTAAGGTGCTTTGTTGTGTATTATGAACCTTTTAGGAACAATTACAGCAAAGACACAGCGAAGAAAAGTCTCTCGAAGCATTTTGTGTAGTTTTATCTTTGTACACATCTCGACACACTTCCTTTACCCTTGAAGAGTTGTATGTTCAAATGTCAAGGACGCTAGTGGCATAATGAGAGAGCAGTGATAACATCTGGCTCAGCGAAGGACATCTTTGTGTTTCAGGAGGCTTTTGAAGTCTGTTAGCCAACCTTATCCTGACCTATGGAAACAGGAACTGAGACCTGGGGCTATGCTCAGCTCAATGAGTGGTGAATCTTTTGACAAAATGTATAAAGTTTTAGCAATAAAATATATAGTTTTGTAAGTCTGTGACTGAAGGCCCAAGTGGTTCTTGTGCAGTCCTGTTATGTGACTGACTAAAAATGTGTGAATGCCCTCAAGTGGACTTTATTTGATATTGCATCCATAGTTTTCTGTGGATTTCCTAGGGATAATCTACCAAACTCTGTAATCCAGGGGCTAGTTGTTCAAATCCCGATGCATGCAGAGATGTTACGGTTCGTTTGTCGGTAGTTAGTGTAACCCTCtaatatgtcaattttacaatatttggccATTTTGcttctgcttgcagctatattaaatgtgtatatttatataaatgtattatatacATATTTTTCCTCTTTCTTGCGTTTGAGTGATTAAACAAATAACTCAATTTTAGGCCACAGCTACATAGCTGTGGTGAAGTTCAGTGCTTACCAATGTCGCTGCTCATTTACAGGCAAACATGTAATTGTTTTTAATGCAACACCTAATTCAAAAAAAAACTATCTGAGTACACAACAGTCCTTTTAAAACAGTACAATGCTTGTCAAATTGAGTGTGACATTCCTGGGGTTCTCTGTGTAATTGCTTTCACACAGTTCTGAAAGCCCTCAGCGGTCTCACAACCCAATCAGAGAGCACCCCACTTCTCTATCCCAACCGGGATCAAGGGTTGTTTTcacactttttttatttttacttaGAGCGCATTCTTATAAGACTACTTTACCCCACTACTTTATCCAACACCAGTTTGCAAAGTGTAACGTTTTTGAAGGCGTTAGGATGACGATTTTCAGCTTGAGATTTCTTCCTGTAATGCTTTTGTTCTTGAGTTATGTTTTTGGGCTGTTGCTCCTGGAAGAGCAGGGGAACGGCGGCGAGGAGGAAGAGCTCAGCAAAGCCATTCTAGAGATGCTGCACATCGAGAGGTTTTCTACACCGTACCAGGCTAAACCACACCCCTACATGAGGCAGGTCTACCAGCTCCTGGACGCACACGAGGTCAGAGATTTGGGCAACTCCGATGGAACCCTGGTGCAGAGCTTCCGGAGTGTTCAGGGTAGGAGGTCTCTTTCTAGTCAATGGTGAAATATAAATCTATAAATCAATGAGTCTTTCCTGGCATGAGTTCAAAGGTTTTGTTTAGGTTGAAATCATATCTTTAGGATCATTGAAGGTTTGTGTTTAATGTAGTGCAATGTTTTTCAAAGAAAAAACAAGAACCTTTTACAATCAACTGAAACATGATCCAACGTTTAGATCTTTATGAAGTGCTGATATGTGTAAGATTGTGATTGACTAACCTTCTCGGACCACAATGAACACCGTCACTGTGTTTCCAGGCCCAGAGTGTGCTCCTCCAGGCTGGATCTGGTTCAACGTATCCCACCTGAAGCCCTCCATGACGGGGGCAGAGCTGGTCTTGCTTCGCAAGACCCTCCACCCCGACCCCCTCAGCGTCACCGTGGCTCTGCACAGCCTGGTGAGCTGGGAGGAGGGCGTGACCGGGAGCGCacctctggaggagagactcCTAACGCTCGACCAGCTTCCCCCGTCAGGCTACGACGTGTTCAACGTGTCCGGCGTGTTGGCTGAGAAGCTTCAGGAGGTGGTGGGGTTCCAGCTACGCTACAAGGATGAGAGTGGGAGCCTAGTGCTCCACGAGGCCCTGACGCAAAGCTTCTACTGCCTGGGTGCCGGCTCCTCAAGCCAGCCGCTGCTGGTGACGTATCGGGCTCGGCCGCTCCTCCGACCCCTGGTCGCCATGGGTTCAGGGCTCCCTGTAGCACGAAGGCAGTATCAGCCATGTCGCACCGTGGGCGGACAAGACAGATGCCTTCACCGACGCCATGCCTCTGCAGACTCCTCATGCAGCCTCCACCACCGCTACGTTGACTTCAGGGAAGGAGTCTTGGCCAGATGGATTCTTCAGCCGTCGGGTTTCAATGCTTCCTTTTGCAGGTGAACGGGGACTTTGTAAAGGTATACAAACCGCTGCCATACATCCATCTCACCTGGTATGTTACCTGACTGATTATCCCTGTTTTCAGGGGTTCCTGCAACATGTGGGCGTCAGGCCTGTCCACAGAGGAGCTCAGACAACAAAGAGCAAGAGAAGAGAGTTCAGTCAAAAGGTGAAGATGTTCACATTCATTGTGTTGATGTTAGCATCTGTATTATATTTATACTGTGTTGTAAGTAACGCGTGGCTTGTTTTTTagcttcacctgtgtctcccaGGAATTTTCCTCTGTCGCTGTGATGCAAAAGACAGAAACGGACGAGGTTCTCATCAAAACCCTGAGAAATGCAAAGGCAAAAAGTTGTGTGTGCATATAGGAGAGCAAGTAGACAAATTGTATCAAATATGCGTACAATATTTACTTTCACGTTTATTTGTCATACAAcctaaggttttgttttaagcTAAATTTGCCATTTGTCGTGTAGGCCTATTCTTTGGATCATTCGTCACAGGTTATACACTTGAAATAAATTAACTATTGAATGTTTGGCATACTTACgtattatatatgtatattaactcttgtatatatatattttttatgcaAGTTTCCCAACTGACTGTTTTGTGATGTAGCCTACTTGTGGCAAGTAAAAATGCATGCAAAAATAAACTCGTCGTTGGCCTCTAAGGAAGTTCCCACCCACTACTGCAAATCTGATTGGTTGCATCAGGTGTCCTTCACAACGAGCAGCCATGTCTGTACATTTCACAGTGGACGACCAACAACCGTTATTCAATCGACACAGCATAGGATAAAATAGAATTGTATGAAATATAACATTTGTGCAGCAGTTTCTGggcgtgtttttttttttttttggaggcGTTGATCGAAAGAAAGACTTACAAAATGTACCTTTTATATAGGAATAGAGCACTATTGCCTATAGGTTGAGGATTATCCGAAGTGCTGAAGGCTGCCCCCCGCACGAACAAAGCCATAGGAGTTTATTTAACGTTATACTTGGAAATAAATCTATGTTGACGAAAAGCAAGGATGACAGGAAACCATTACAAAGGCCATGAAGTCAGTTGCTGcatcaaatattttattttcgGATTCAACATAATATTTTGGGTATGTGCATTTTTATTACCGTTATCTCATGTGAAATCTCATCATTGCATCTCTCGGTTTAGCGGTTTCATATTTTGCCATACAATAATGGTAATATGTTTGCATTCATGCCTTATGTTTGATATGTTACTAACTAACAGTACATTAATAGAGTCGAATGGTCTTGAAATACAAGTATTGCTGGTCACTGCAATAGATGTGAACATAGCAGGTGCAACAATTATAATATGAACGATTCAATTGCAAGGCCTTCAGGCATTTGAGGTTATTAGAGCACTTCTTCCGGAACGTACTGTCAAGCTTATCGGCTTTAACTCACGTGAGCTGATAGCATTTAATTCTCGTAGACTGATAAAAAATAAGTTGCACGCACTTTCTAGTATGAGCGTAGGCACACAGGGTCACCAAATGATGCCGGCTAGCAGAATTTAATGCACAAAATCTGTTTTCACACAAAAACGATCTAACAATCAACTATCTACTCAATGATCCATgttgttgactgtaacatgtacTTTAACAGTACAACAAACTGGCAGTTTCCGAATTTAGATCAACCATATGCCATTTTAATTCCTACACTATTTGGGTTTACTCCAGCCATAGGAAAGGATCTTGTTGTTGTCAAGTGTTTCTCCTAGGCCGCACTAGGCCTCACAAGTTTTtcctgaaacaaaacaacaattcATTGTCATTGTAACCCACTCCCCCATCTCAGTGCCtgcatctctccacccctccctgagCTGAGAACTTCCTCTTTCCTCATTTGTTAATTTAGGAGGCCATTTGTTAAAGCAATATTGTACGATTTGGTGATAAAAAATGTATTGCCATTGAATGCACACACTCCTAATTTTTGTTTTACCTGGGTCTTTGGATTAATAATCATGCGTGGTATTGTTTGTGACAGTTGCTAGGGGTGGCCTTCCTTGGAATTGGACTATGGGCCTGGGGAGAGAAGGTGAGTACGTAGACATGAACTTACAAAAAAGCCTACTCAAACCTATGAGCCTCGCTCCAAATGTGAGAATCTTAGGTTGTGGCCACAAAAGACCAGGTCTTGTTGTGTCTGCCACAATGTCCTTTTGCACTAGGTCTAGGTGCATTAGTCTGGCTAATATTGTGGTTGTAGTTGACGGTCAGTGTGTTTGTCCAGGGCGTTCTGTCCAACATCTCCTCCATCACAGACATGGGGGGGCTGGACCCCGTCTGGCTGTTTGTGGTGGTTGGAGGAGTGATGTTCATTCTAGGGTTCGCCGGCTGCATCGGTGCTTTGAGGGAAAACACCTTTCTGCTCAAGTTTGTATGTATCAATCAAAATCATaataaaactgtaaaaaaagtATTGATGTTTGAACAGTACTATGAAAGTATTACGTTGTTCATGATTTGTTAAGAATATTATTTAAGATTTTAGACAGTTGGTCTTCATGAAATAAACCTACCCCTGTGTATGTTCTCTCCTCTTATCTCCTACCCTTCCTGTTGTAGTTCTCAGTGTTCCTGGGAATTATCTTCTTCCTGGAGTTGACCGCGGGAGTCCTGGCCTTTGTCTTTAAGGACTGGATCAAGGACCAACTTAACTTTTTTATTAACAATAACATCAGAGCTTACCGAGATGACATCGACCTTCAGAACCTTATTGACTTCACTCAAGACTATGTAAGCGTTTCATTAAAGACCCAGTTTCCCACCCAAGGTGACGTCCTAGCGCTAAACTAGAAATGTTATGTCGATGGAGAGTTTCACATCACACAAAGCAAATATTTTCACAATAGCGAAATACACAAGTGCAGGCGTGTTGGATGAGAGTTAACATGTGGTTCTGTCTGCAGTGGGATTGTTGCGGTGCCTTTGGGGCTGATGATTGGAACCTGAATATTTACTTCAACTGTACTGATGGGAACCCCAGCAGGGAGAAGTGTGGCGTGCCTTTCTCCTGCTGTACCAAAGACCCTGCGGTAgggaacataaacacacactcacattatcACGCACACACTATTattacacacactatcacacacacacacacattgtcacactctcacaaacacacacaggaaaggaTAATGTATGACAGTTGAAATGATTGATTCTTCAGTTTCATGTTCTTAGTTGAATAACCTTCCTATTCTTCTTTGCCAGGAGGATGTCATAAACACCCAGTGTGGCTATGACATCAGAGCTAAAGGGGTAAGTCACCCTGTTCTCCTGATTCTGTTTCTACCTCTCTGCTAAAGAGACATTTATGTGTTAAATGTGAAACGGTCCAGTTCCAGAACTGATAAATGTGTCAATAAGCAGTTTGCTACTGGAAATCAATGTTTGTGTTGATGACTTCAAGTCAGTCAATTATTTTTGATTGATTGAAAATGTCTTAGTATGGTGATCATTTGAACCAGTTAGAGGTAAACCTGGTGTTCCTGTCCTGTAGGATGCAGAGCAGAAGGCCTACATTAACATCAAAGGCTGTGTGCCGCAGTTTGAGAAATGGTTCCAGGACAACCTTACGGTGGTGGCAGGCATCTTCATAGGAATTGCTCTGCTACAGGTGAGAACCATGTCCCTCCACAGCAGGTGATACACTGGGAACACATTCCATGTGTATGTTTTGTGTAGTATGTGCCTAAATCCAATgtattaatacaatttatttgttttttgtatTGCTCCTTTACAGATTTTTGGAATATGTTTGGCACAAAAC
This genomic interval carries:
- the tspan5a gene encoding tetraspanin-5a isoform X3, translated to MGGLDPVWLFVVVGGVMFILGFAGCIGALRENTFLLKFFSVFLGIIFFLELTAGVLAFVFKDWIKDQLNFFINNNIRAYRDDIDLQNLIDFTQDYWDCCGAFGADDWNLNIYFNCTDGNPSREKCGVPFSCCTKDPAEDVINTQCGYDIRAKGDAEQKAYINIKGCVPQFEKWFQDNLTVVAGIFIGIALLQIFGICLAQNLVSDIEAVRASWVPPSLALRRPPPYASKKAPAYYS
- the tspan5a gene encoding tetraspanin-5a isoform X2 → MTGNHYKGHEVSCCIKYFIFGFNIIFWLLGVAFLGIGLWAWGEKGVLSNISSITDMGGLDPVWLFVVVGGVMFILGFAGCIGALRENTFLLKFFSVFLGIIFFLELTAGVLAFVFKDWIKDQLNFFINNNIRAYRDDIDLQNLIDFTQDYWDCCGAFGADDWNLNIYFNCTDGNPSREKCGVPFSCCTKDPAEDVINTQCGYDIRAKGDAEQKAYINIKGCVPQFEKWFQDNLTVVAGIFIGIALLQIFGICLAQNLVSDIEAVRASCFFT
- the tspan5a gene encoding tetraspanin-5a isoform X1, which translates into the protein MTGNHYKGHEVSCCIKYFIFGFNIIFWLLGVAFLGIGLWAWGEKGVLSNISSITDMGGLDPVWLFVVVGGVMFILGFAGCIGALRENTFLLKFFSVFLGIIFFLELTAGVLAFVFKDWIKDQLNFFINNNIRAYRDDIDLQNLIDFTQDYWDCCGAFGADDWNLNIYFNCTDGNPSREKCGVPFSCCTKDPAEDVINTQCGYDIRAKGDAEQKAYINIKGCVPQFEKWFQDNLTVVAGIFIGIALLQIFGICLAQNLVSDIEAVRASWVPPSLALRRPPPYASKKAPAYYS
- the LOC134010028 gene encoding bone morphogenetic protein 2-B; translation: MTIFSLRFLPVMLLFLSYVFGLLLLEEQGNGGEEEELSKAILEMLHIERFSTPYQAKPHPYMRQVYQLLDAHEVRDLGNSDGTLVQSFRSVQGPECAPPGWIWFNVSHLKPSMTGAELVLLRKTLHPDPLSVTVALHSLVSWEEGVTGSAPLEERLLTLDQLPPSGYDVFNVSGVLAEKLQEVVGFQLRYKDESGSLVLHEALTQSFYCLGAGSSSQPLLVTYRARPLLRPLVAMGSGLPVARRQYQPCRTVGGQDRCLHRRHASADSSCSLHHRYVDFREGVLARWILQPSGFNASFCRGSCNMWASGLSTEELRQQRAREESSVKSFTCVSQEFSSVAVMQKTETDEVLIKTLRNAKAKSCVCI